In Streptomyces sp. TLI_146, the genomic stretch GGCCCGGGCAGCGGCCGGGCCGATCCGGGCCTCGCGGAACGCCGCCCTCGACCCGTACGTGAACGGGGCGAGTCCGACGACGTGGTTGTGCCCGTGGTCGAACTGACCGCCACGCCCTGAGAACGCCTGCGGACCGCAACCTCACCCGGCCGGTGAGCGCGGCACGGCCACAGCGTCGGCAGCGCTACTGCCCGGTGGGGGCAATGTGGGCCTTGGCGTCCTCGTACGTGCCCTCGGGCTTCTGGTCGGCCGGGCCGTAGACCAGGTTCAGCACTCCCGTCTGGAAGGCCTCCGAAGAGATCAGCTTCAGCGGGACCGAGGGCTCGCCCTCGTCGAACAGGCGCATGCCCTTGCGTACGGCGAGCGGGTGCACCAGCAGGTGCAGCTCGTCCAGGAGTCCAGCCGCCAGCAGCTGGCGGATGACCGAGATCGAGCCGCTCAGGGCGATGTCGCCGCCCGGCTCGTTCTTCAGGGCGGTGACGGCGTCGACGAGGTCGCCCTCCAGCTGCTCGGAGTTCCGCCAGGTGAAGTCCAGCTTCCGGCTCGACGCCACGATCTTGCGCGCGTCACCCAGCATCTTGGCGAAGCCCGCGTCCTCGCCGCCCGCCGCCTCGCGCTCCGGCCACGCCCCGGCGAAGCTCTCGTAGGTCTTGCGGCCGAACAGCACGGTGTCGGCATCGGCGAGCATCGCGCCGACCGCCGCGCCCATCTCGTCGTTGAAGTACGGGAAGTGCCACTGGTCGGGCGCCTCCACCACACCGTCGAGCGAGATGAAGACGCCAGCCGTGATCTTCCTCATGATGTTCCTCCCAGATACCTCGCGGTCGCGGTCTGCTCCAGTAAGACGGCGCGAGTGCGGGGAACTCATCGGTGTCCGCGCGCTCTTTTCCCCTCCCGCGCGCCACGACTACGCCGCCGGTTGGCTTGTTCGCGCTCTGTGACGGCGGCGGTGAGTACGTTGAGGTGGTCCCCGAACAGCACGCACAGAACCGCACCCGCACCTGGCACAAGGAGTACGACCCATGCCGTACGACCGCGCATCGAGTTCCGAGCAGGCGACCCGCAGCTACTACGACACCGCCGACGTCGACGCGTTCTACGAAGCCGTGTGGGGCGGCGAGGACATCCACACCGGGATCTACACCCATGACCAGGAGTCGATCGCGACGGCCTCGCGCCGTACGGTCGAGCAGGCCGCGGACAAGGTGAGCGGTCTGCTCACCGCGGACAGCACGGTGCTGGACCTCGGGTCGGGCTACGGCGGCGCCACCCGCTATCTGGCCGGACGCTTCGGGTGCCGAGTCGTCGCCCTCAACCTCAGCGAGTCCCAGAACGCGCGCCATCGCGCCACGAACGCCGAGCGCGGCCTCGACGCCCTGATCGAGGTCGTCACCGGGTCCTTCCACGACATCCCCTTCCCGGACCGCAGCTTCGACGTCGTCTGGTCCCAGGAGGCGTTCTGCCACAGCGGCGACCGCACCCGGCTGCTCAGCGAAGCCGTGCGCGTGCTCAAGCCGGAAGGGGCGCTCGTCTTCACCGATCTGATGGCCGCCGAGGACGTCCCCGTCCGCACCCTGCGCCCCGCCGTGTCCCGCCTGGGCGTGGACGCCCTGGCCACCCCGAACCTGTACCGCCAGACGCTCGCCGGACTCGGCCTGACCCGCACCGACTTCGACGACCGCAGCGGCGAGATCCTCACCCACTACGAACGCCTCACCGCCGAGACCAGCCGACGGGAGCACGAACTGCGCCAGATCATCAGCCCGGCGTACGTCGACGGTCTGCTCGCCAATCTGCCGCTGTGGGTGGACGCGGCCCACCGAGGACACCTGCGCTGGGGCATCTTCACCGCCCGGCGCGCCTGAACCTCAGTCCCGCCCGCCGCGCGCGGGCGGTTCGGGCAGCCAGTCGTGCGCCGGGTCGTACTCCAGCCATCGGCTCCGCGCCGCCTCCGCCGCGCAGGCGGCGGTGAGGCCGTCAAGGCCCGGGTGTCCGCTGCCGGTGCGCCACAGCAGTGACCAGGCGTAGAGCGGTGTGGGTCCGACCAGGGGAACGGAGCACAGCCCGGGGACCGGCGGCAGGGGCACGTCGGCGGGCAGGAGCGAGAAGCGCCGCGGGTCGTCGGCCACCTCCGTGAGGAAGTGGCCGACGCCCAGGTTGACGCCGGCGGCCCGGTCCGGGATGTCGAACCGCTCGGCGAACTGGTGGAGGAAGTCGAGCCGGTCCAGCGCACCGGGCGCCCACAGCACGCTGCCGCGCAGCTGCTCCGGCCGTAGCTCCGGTTCGGCGGCGAGGGGGTGGCGCGTACTCAGCACGGCGTCCACCGGTTCGAGGCGGACGAGACGGTGGGCGAGGCCCGCGTGCAGCGGAGGGTGGACCCGGCCGAAGGCGGCGTCGATGTCGCCGCGCAGCAGCGCCGCCGTCACCGACGGCAGATCGCGGCCGTGCCCGAGCACCAACTCCCCGGCCCGTCCGGCGACTTGGGCCAGCGTCCGCATCGGCGCGTAGAGGTGCCCCCAGACATCCACCCGCAGCGGGCGGTCCTTCCCGACCGCCGTCGCCACTGCCGCGTCGGCGGCGGCCAGCGCCTGCCTGGCCGGTGAAAGGAAACGCTGTCCGGCCTCGGTGAGGCGTACGCCGTTGCCGTCGCGCCGGAACAGCTCGGTGCCGAGCAGGGACTCCAGCCGCGCGATCCTCTTGGAGAGCGCCTGCTGCGAGAGGGCGAGCGTCGCGGCCGCCCGTCCGAAGTGCATTTCCTCGGCGGCGCGTACAAAGGCACGTACCTGCGCCATGTCGAGATCCACGGCTCCCACCATAGGTGACAACCAAAGGTTGTCGGTCTTGCCTGTTCGTTGTTGGATCACGGGGTGGCCGCCGAGGTTGCATGCTCGGCATGCAGAGACTGATTCCCACCGGGGAAGCCGCGCGCCCGGTCGCCTTCGCCGAAGTCCCCCAGCCCGTACCGGCGCCCGATGAGGTTCTGATCAAGGTCGAGGCGTTCGCGCCGAACCGGGGCGAGACGTTCCTCCTCGAACACCCCCGGCCGGGGCTGCTGCCCGGCAAGGACGTCGCGGGGCTCGTCGTGCAGGCCGCGGCCGACGGCTCCGGCCCCGGTATCGGCGCCCGGGTGGTCGGGCATCCGGCGCTGGGCGGCTGGGCCGAGTACGCCGCCGTGCCCACCCACTCCCTCGCGGTCCTCCCCGACAGCGTCGACAGCGTACGGGCGGCGGCCCTGCCCCTGGCCGGGATCACCGCCCTGCGGCTGCTGCGCACGGCGGGTTCCCTGGCCGGGCGACGGGTGCTGCTGACCGGCGCCTCGGGCGGCGTCGGCCACTACGTCACCGAACTGGCCGTGGGCGCCGGGGCCGAGCTGACCGCCGTGACGGCCACGCCGGTGCGCGGCGAGCGCCTCGCGGAGCTGGGCGCGCGGGTGGTGCACGAGGTCGCGGCGGCCCAGGGGCCGTTCGACGTCGTGCTGGAGTCGACGGGCGGGCCGGATCTGCCGATCGCCCTGTCGAAGGTGCGCCCGGGCGGCCTGCTCGTCTGGTTCGGGCAGGCGAGCCGGAGCCCGGTGACCCTCGACTTCTTCGAGCTCTTCAAGGGGCCCGAGCGTGTCACCATCCAGCACTTCCACTACGCGGGCGCCCCTTACGGCTCCGACCTCGCGGCCCTGGTGCGCCTGGTGGAACAGGGCCTGCTGCACCCGGAGATCGGCCGGATCGCCGACTGGACGAAGACGGCCGACACCTTGGTCGACCTGCGCGAACGCCGGATACGCGGCAAGGCCGTCCTGGTGACGGGCGGAGCACGATGAGCGCCACGCGCCCCCTCGCCACGCGATCCCCCGCCGCACAATCCCCCACCTCGGAGACCGCCGCCTTCGCCGCCGCCCAGTGGACGCGCGCCACCGGCGCGGGCGTCGACCCCCACGAGTACCGGCGCGTCACCGAGGCCCTCGCCTCCGTCGCCGACTGGGGCCCGTCCTTCGTGCGCACCGCACAGGCCCATCTGGACCGCGCGGAACGCGCGGCATCGTCCGTGTCGGCGGGCGAGTTCCTGCTGACGGCGGCCCGATGGTTCCACCTCGCCACACTGGCGCCGTACGCGGAGGCCGACCGTGCGGCCGCCGAGGCGGACCACGCCTTGGGCCGGGCGCTGACGGTGCTGGAGCCCGGCGCCCGGCGCGTGAGCGGCGAGGGGTTCACCGGCTGGCTGCGCGGCCCGCTCGACGCGCCGGGCACCGTGGTCGTCGTCCCCGGCCTGGACTCGGCCAAGGAGGAGTTCCTCGGTCTGGTGTCGGCGCTGCTGGCCCGGGGGCTGGCCGTGTTCGCGATGGACGGCCCGGGACAGGGCGCGCTCGCGGCCACGACGACCCTCACGCCGGAGTACGAGCAGGTGGTGGGCCGGGTCGTCGACGCCCTGGGCGTCGCCCGCATCGGGCTCGTCGGCATGAGCCTGGGCGGCTACTTCGCGGCCCGGACCGCGGCGCTGGAGCCGCGCGTGGCGGTCGCCGCGACCGTCAGCGGCCCCTTCCGCCTCGACTGGGACCAACTTCCGACGCCCGTACGGGACATCATGGCCCGCCGCACCGGCGGACCCGACGCGGCCCGTGCGTTCGCCCGCCAGGTGGACCTCGCCCCTCTGGCGCCCCGTATCGCGGCCCCGCTCCTGGTCGTGGACGGCGGCCAGGACGTCATCCCCGGGGTGGCGAACGGCGAGTCACTGGCCCGACTGGCGCCACGCGGGAGCTACTTGTCCGTCCCCCACGGCGACCATCTCCTTGGCAATGCCCGGCCCGACTGGCTGCCCCGCCTTGGCGACCACATCGGGCGCGCGCTGACGGAAGCCGGATAGGCCGGCCCGCCGTACCGCTTCACGCCGCGTGCAACGCCACCGTCGGATGCAGGCGCGAGGCGCGGATCGCCGGATAGAGGCCCGCGAGCACGCCGATCAGGAGGGTGGCGGCCAGCGCGTCCGAGGGCCGGGAGACCTTGATGCCCGCCTGGCTGCCGAAGTTGATACTGCGGGCGAGCACCGCCCGTACGTCCTCCACGTGGCGGGGGACGCCGTGCCGGTGCGGTATCTGCCGGAGCGTCCCGACCGGGCGATGGCGGCGGAGGCCACGCCCGGATTGGGTGTCGTCTCCTGCCTCTTCGGCGGGGTGATGGTGATCCTGACGTGCGTCCCGCCACCCACGCGCCTCACCGTTGCCGGATCCCCGCAGCCAACCCGAACAACTGCTTGAGCGCCGTGAACGCCGCCTCCCGGTCCACCAGGCCGTCGAGGTTGTGCAGGGTGTGCAGACCGATGCCGGTGCCGAAGACGATCGACGCCAGGCTCTTCGCGTCGGGGAGGCCGGGGGTGTCCTGGATGATGCGTTCCAGGTAGCCGATCCATACCTGCCGCGTGCGTTCGTACCCCTCGATGTAGGCGTCCCGCAGCGGGCCCTCGTCCCGTAGGACCTCCGGCAGGACGGTCGCGAACACCCGCCCGCAGGGGGCGTCGACCACGGCCAGGTGCGCGTCCACGAGGGCGTCGAACGACAGGGGGCCGGAGTGCGGCAGCCGTCGGCCGTACTCCTCCTCGGCCGTGCGGAAGGCGAGTTCGATCACCTCGACGATCAGGCCGTCCTTCGAGCCGAAGTGCCAGGCGACCGAACCCCGGCTGATTCCCGCCCGGTCGGCGACCGCCTGCACGGACGCGGCCCTCGGGCCGGCCTCGGCCACCAGTTCCGTCGCCGCCCGCAGCAGACGGCGGCGGCTCTCCCGCGCGGACTCCTCCCGACGACCGGTCATGCGGCGGATTGTTCCACAAGGGGCGCGGCCTCCCCAGGCCCTCTGCCCGACGCCCTCGCCGGACACCGATCATGTGAGGAGTCTTGACGGCCTGTGTCGGGCGTTCAACGATTGGACGGCTGTCCAGTATGCGCGGGTGAGCCGCCCCGCCGATCGCGTTCTCGCCGTACTCGTTCCGAACCACCGACCGCACGATGGGAGACGTCATGCGCCTGGTCACGTTCGTGAAGAAGAACCAGAGGAAGAACCAGACGGAACAGCCGCAACCGAAGGAGCAACCGGGCCCGGGGTCCGTCGGGGTGCTGCTGGACGGGGACACGACCGTCCTCGACCTCGCCGCCGCCGCTCCCGGAGAGGCGGCCTTCGCCTCCATGCTCGCCCTGATCGAGTCCGGTGACGAAGGGCTCCGAAGGGCGCGGGAGCTCTGCCAACTCCGTCACGGGCCCGCCGTGTTGGCCATGGAGGACATCGCGCTGCGGGCACCCTTGCCGCGCCCGGCCCGGCTGCGCGACTGCGGCCTTTTCATCGCCCATCTGGAGTCGGGGCTCAGGGAGTTGGCCCGGCGCCAGTCGGCCCGCGCCGAGGACCCCGACGCCGAGTTCCAACGGCTCATGGCCAGTGGCCGGTTCGACCTCAATCCGCTCTTCCGCGAGCGGGTCATGTACTACACCGCCGACCATCTGTCGGTGAGCGGGCCCGAGGACGTGATCACCGCGCCCACCGGGGCGAAAGAGCTCGACTTCGAGCTGGAGTTCGCCGCCGTGGTGGGCCGGACCGGCCGCGAGGTGAAGCCCGGCGCGGCCCACGAGCACATCTTCGGCTACACCGTGTTCAACGACTGGAGCGCCCGCGACCTCCAGATGCAGCTGATGCCGGCGGGCGTGGGCCCCTGCGAGGGCAAGGACTTCGCCGGGTCCAACACGCTCGGGCCCTGCATCGTCACCCGCGACGAGCTCACCGACCCGTACGCGCTCACCATGACCGCCCGGGTCAACGGCCAGGAGTGGTCGCGCGGCGGCACCGACGGCATGCACCACACCTTCGAGGACGCGATCGTCCACCTCAGCCGGGACCGGGCGGTGCACCCCGGCGACGTCATCGGCTCCGGCACGGTCCCCACCGGCACCGGGTTCGACCTGGCGCGGTCGCTCAAGGACGGGGACGTGGTCGAGCTGGAGGTCGAGGGGATCGGCGTCCTGCGCAACACCGTCCATGTGCCCGCGCTCCCCGCGACCGGCTCATGACCGACGCGTACGTCCTCGCCGTGGGCCGCACCCCGTACGGCAGGTTCCCCGAGCTCAGTGTCGGCGCGCTGGCCCGCGAGGCTGTCGCCCTGTGCCTCGCCGACGCCGCGGCCGGATCCTCGGTGGTCGACGGGGTGTTCTTCTCCAATGCCACTCAAGGAGCCTTGGAACAGCAGCATTTGATACGGGGTCAGGTCGCGCTGCGCGGCTCCGCCCTCGAAGGTGTACCGGTCTTCAACATCGAGAACGCCTGCGCCAGTGGAGCCACGGCCTTCCACCTCGCCGCCACCGCCGTACGGGCCGGCGAGATGGACGTCGCCCTCGCGCTCGGCGCCGAGAAGATGTACGGGGCCGACGAGACGCGCACCACCGAGGCCTTCCACGGCGGACTGGACGTCGCCCGCTGGGAGGCCGAGCTCAAGGCGCTGCGGGAGGCCGCCGGGGCCGAGACCGCGCCGCCCGGTCGGCGTTCGGTGTTCATGGACGTCTACGCAGCGCTCGCCGCCCACTACCGGCGCCGCTTCCCCGACTGCACACCCCGTCGGCTCGCCGCCGTCACCGCCAAGAACCGGCGGCACGGCTCACTCAACCGCGACGCCGCCCACCGCACCCCGCTCACCGTCGACGACGTACTGGCCGCACGCGAGATCGCGGCGCCGCTGACACTCCCCATGTGCGCGCCCATCGGCGACGGCGCGGCGGCCGCCCTGGTCTGCTCACCTGCGGCGGCGCGCCGGATCGGCGTCCGGCGTGCCGCGCGGATCCGGGCGAGCGTGGTCGCCTCCGGCTCGGGCCGGGCCCTGGACGACGAGGAACGGCAGATCACCCGCCGCGCCTGCGCCACCGCCTACGAGCGCGCGGGGATCGCTCCCGCCGACGTGTCGCTCGCGGAGGTCCACGACGCGACGGCGATCGGTGAGGTGCTCCAGCTCGAAGCCCTCCGGCTGGTCGGTCCCGGTGAGGGCGCGCTCGCGGCCGAGCGCGGCGAGACGGCGCTCGGCGGGCGCCTCCCGGTCAACACCTCGGGCGGTCTGGAGTGCAACGGCCATCCCGTCGGGGCCACCGGGATCGGGCAGATCGCCGAACTGACCACGCAGTTGCGCGGCGAGGCCGGTGCGCGCCAGGTGCCCGGCGCGCGGATCGGGCTCGCCGAGAACGGCGGCGGGTTCCTGGGCTTCGAGGAGGCGGCCGCGGCGGTCGTCGTCCTGGAAGCGCCGTTACGGGTGGGGAGGCTGCCGTGAACCAGGCCCTGGAACCGACGTCCACTGCCCCGGCGAACATCGCGGATCTGCTGCACCGGGCGGCCGCCGCGACCCCGGACGCGCCCGCGGTGTGCGAGGGCGCGACCGTACTGCGCAACTACCGTCGGCTGGCCGAGCGGGCGCGGGCGATCGGGGCCGCGCTGGTGGGCGACTACGGTCTGCTTCCCGGCGACCGGGTCGCACTGGCGATGCGCAACACTCCGTACTATCCGGAGATCCTGTTCGGTATCTGGTGGGCCGGGCTGGTGGCGACGCCCATGAACGCGCGGCTGCACCCCAAGGAGTTCGCCCAGCAGATCGAGGACTGCGCGGCCCGGCTGTGCGTCGCCACGGACGAGCTGGCCGGTGCGCTGCGCGAACACGGCCTGGGGAGGACGGTGTTGGCCGAGGCCGGTGAGCTGGCGCGTACGGCGCCGCCTGACGGGTCCGGGCCTCCGGCGTCCGTGCGCCCCGACGATCCGGCGTGGCTGTTCTACACGAGCGGCACGACCGGCCAGCCCAAGGGCGCGACGCTCACCCACCGCAATGTGCTGGCGGCGACCGAGAGCGCGCTCGTCGACATCGGCCCGGGCCTGGACGCGGCCCTGCTCCACCTGGCGCCGCTGTCGCACGCGGGCGGTCTCTTCGGTCTGGCCGCCGTCGCCCGCTCCCGTCCGCAGGTGTTCCTGCGGGGCAGTGGGGTGGACGCGCCGGGCCTGGGCGAGTCGCTGCGCGCCTTCGGGCCCGCGGTGTTCTTCGCGGTGCCGACCATCCTGCGCCGGCTGCTGGACCCGGCGCTGCTGCCGGACGAGCTGGTCGGCCAGGTCCACCACATCCTCTACGGCGGCGCCCCGATGTACGCCGAGGACCTTCGGCGGGTCATCGCCCGCTTCGGGCCCGAACGGCTGTGGCAGGGGTACGGCCAGGGCGAGTCCCCCGCCACGATCACCCATCTGCGGCCCGGGGACCACCGGGGCGACGACGCCGAGGCGCTCGGGCGCCGGCTGGCGAGCGTCGGCCGCGCGCGCACCGGCGTCGAGGTACGGGTGGTGGACGCGGCGGGGCGGGAGGTGCCGCCCGGGACCAACGGCGAGGTGGCCGTCCGGGGCGAGACCGTGATGGCGGGCTACTGGAACAACCCCGAGGCCACCGCCCGTACGCTGCGCGGCGGCTGGCTGCACACCGGCGACCTCGGGCGGTTCGACGCGGACGGCTTCCTCACCCTCGTCGACCGGGCCAAGGACCTGATCATCGCCGGGGGTTCCAACATCTATCCGCGCGAGGTGGAGGAGGCACTCCTGCGCCATCCCGCGGTCGCCGAGACGGCCGTGGTGGGGGCGCCGGACCCGGAGTGGGGCGAACTGCCCGTCGCCTTCGTCGTCCTCGCCCCCGGCCGTACGGCGACGGCCGACGAGCTCGACCGCCACTGCCTCGCGCACATCGCGCGGTTCAAGCGGCCGCGCGGTTTCCGCTTCGTGGCCGCCCTGCCCAAGAACTCCTACGGAAAGGTCCTCAAGACCGAACTCAGGGGACTGATCGCCGGATCCCCGGACGCCGAACACGGAAGAGGCTGAGCTGAGATGAGCCGCATCGTCGACCTGACCTCCCCGCTCGACCCCCACGACCTCGATCTCGTCCCCCCCGACATGCCCGATCTGGCGCTGGTGATCGCACCCAAGATCGACTATCACACCCATGACGCCTGGGGCCGTGAGTTCATGGTCGCGTCCTTCGGCTGCGACCCCGACGACCTCCCCGCCCGCGAGGGACCGGCGGGCGAGGTCATGCACGAGATCAGCACGCACTGCGGTACGCACGTGGACGCGCCCCTGCACAGCGGGCGCCTGTGCGAGGGCCGCCCCTCGCGCACCATCAGCGACATCGCGCTCGACGAGCTGTACCGCCCGGGCATGGTGCTCGATGTGCGCCCCTGGGCCAGGCCGGGCGAGGCCATCCCCGTCGAGGCGCTGGAGCAGGCCGTCAAGGCCAACGGGCGGGACATCCAGGACGGCGACGCCATCCTGATCCGCACCGGCCAGGAGCGCTACCGCCTGGGCGAGCCGGAGTACTTCGACTACCCCGGCATGTCGGGCGCCGGCACCCGCTATCTCACCGGCAGGGGAGCGACGATCCTGGGCACGGACGCGATCGGCTGGGACCGTCCGATCCCGAGGATGCGCCAGGCGTTCCAGGAGACCGGTGACGCCGGGCACATCTGGGACGGGCACTACGCGATCCAGGACAAGGAAGCGCTGATCGTCCAGCAGCTGGTGAACCTGGGCGCGCTCCCGCCGACCGGTTTCATGGTCGGCTTCTTCCCGCTCAAACTCACCGGTACCAGCGCCTCGCCCACCCGGGCCGTCGCGTTCCTCCCCGAATAGCGCGACCGCGGCCGTGCGGACCACATCCGCACGGCCGCTTTTCCATACCGGTTGACCCGCCGGATTTTCGGACCACGCAAAAAGCGTCACATCCGAACCCTCTCGCATGACCCCACGAGTGCCCGCCGCTCACCGGCAGCCGGGAATTACCGGGCCCGCGGGGCCGAATGTGGTCCCGGTCACCTGGCCGGATGTCAACTCTCCCGCCCCGGTGACGCGTTGACTGTGTTCCGCTACGAACTGTAGCGTTACTTATCGGTAGGGTAGTGAACGCAGAAAGGCGTGAGTTTCCAGGGCACGAAAGAGTGGGCTCCGCGCATCACTGCCCGGCTTTTCTGTCACACCCTCGACGGTTGCGCGCAGCTGCCTTTCCACAGGAATCAGCAACTCGATGAGGCGTGCATGAGCAATCCCAACTCCCTTTGCGACGAAGTGCTGTCGCAGATTCGGCCGCTGATCGAATCCGCCGTCAGCGACGTCCGGATCCGCGCGCTGGAGGATTCGACTCTCGCCGTCATACGCGACAGAAATGTCGCGGCCACCACACTCGACACCCTGGTGGAACGCGCGGAGTTGTCGGTGAACATGCTCGTGCCGCATTCCCCCGACGCGTTGCCGGTGGCGGACACGGCGTTACGGGGCCTGGCCGCACGGCGCCCGGGCGGGGCCCGGGTGCAGATCCTCGCGGCGCCGGAAGTGGCCGCGGACCAGCGGCTGGCGCGGCTCGGCGGCCTCACCGAGCGCGTCGAGGTCCGGCTGGCCGCCGATGTGCGGCACGCCGCCGTGGTGGTGGACGGGCAGGTGGCGCTGGTGCGCTCGCCCGGTGCGGTCACGGCCGGCGCCGAGGCCTCCGTCGTCCGGGCGCCCGGCGTGGTGAAGGCCCTCGACGACATCATGATGACCGCGTGGCACCGGGCCGCCCCGCTGGTGAAGTACCAACAGCTCCAGGAATACCTCAGCGGGGACTGCGGGGCGCGAATCCTGCACCTGCTCGGCGACGGCTGCACGGACGAGGCGGCGGCCCGCGAACTCGACATGTCCGTACGGACCTATCGCAGAAGAGTCGCCGACATCATGCGACTCCTCGGCGCGCGCTCACGATTCCAGGCCGGGGTCCATGCATCCAGCATGGGGTTGTTACAGCCGTAAGTCACAGACGTATCAGGAAGTGCCTGTGCAGGCAGCAACATGTCAGGCCGAACAGGAAATCGCCGCAGCGAATGGCAATTTGCTGACCTGCCGTTGAACAGAGCCGCCCTTTCTGGCGAGACTCGAAGTCGAGCCCGCGCAGCCGACTGCCGCGCGGCCTTCCCGAATTAAGGAAGTCACGTACACCATGGGTGAAGAAACCCCGGTGCGGCCCGCACCGATCGCGATCGTCGGAATGGCCTGCCGGGTTCCCGGCGCCGACGGGCCGGACGCTTTCTGGCAGCTCCTGATGGACGAGGTCTGCTCGGTCGAGGACGTCCCGCCGACCCGGTTCGGGCGGCCGTACGAGATTCCCGGGGCGCGCGTGCGGTCGGGGCTCCTGGAGGACGTGGACCGCTTCGACGCGGAGCACTTCGGGATCTCCCCGAGGGAGGCGGCGGGCATGGACCCGCAGCAGCGCCTCTTCATGGAGACCGTCTGGGAGGCCCTGGAGGACGCGGGCCAGGACCCCGCGCGGCTCGCGGGGACCCGCACCGGTGTCTACGTGGGCACCACCAACGTCCACTACTGGGACCTCCAGCAGAGCGTCGACTTCCCCGACATCCACGCCTCGCTCGGCGCGGGCTCGCGCTCCACCACGACCGGCCGGGTCTCCTTCGCCCTCGGTATCACCGGGCCCGGGCTCTCCGTGGACACCGCCTGCTCCTCCTCGCTGACCGCCATCGCGCTCGCCTGCCAGAGCCTGCGGGCGGGCGAGTCCACGCTGGCCATCGCGGGCGGTTCGCAGCTGCTGCTCGCCAACACCGAGAACCACGGCTTCGTCGACGCGGGCGTGTTCGGGACCGACTGCCGCTTCGGCGACGCCTCCGCCGACGGCTTCGTCTTCAGCGAGGGCGTCGGCGTGGTCCTGCTCAAGCCGCTCGACCGGGCCGTCGCCGACGGTGACCCGATCCGGGCCGTCATCCGCGGCTGGGGCATGAACAACGACGGCGCGGGCAGCGACACGATGATCAACCCCGCGCTGAGCGGCCAGCGGCAGATGCTCC encodes the following:
- a CDS encoding LysR family transcriptional regulator; translated protein: MDLDMAQVRAFVRAAEEMHFGRAAATLALSQQALSKRIARLESLLGTELFRRDGNGVRLTEAGQRFLSPARQALAAADAAVATAVGKDRPLRVDVWGHLYAPMRTLAQVAGRAGELVLGHGRDLPSVTAALLRGDIDAAFGRVHPPLHAGLAHRLVRLEPVDAVLSTRHPLAAEPELRPEQLRGSVLWAPGALDRLDFLHQFAERFDIPDRAAGVNLGVGHFLTEVADDPRRFSLLPADVPLPPVPGLCSVPLVGPTPLYAWSLLWRTGSGHPGLDGLTAACAAEAARSRWLEYDPAHDWLPEPPARGGRD
- a CDS encoding zinc-binding dehydrogenase codes for the protein MQRLIPTGEAARPVAFAEVPQPVPAPDEVLIKVEAFAPNRGETFLLEHPRPGLLPGKDVAGLVVQAAADGSGPGIGARVVGHPALGGWAEYAAVPTHSLAVLPDSVDSVRAAALPLAGITALRLLRTAGSLAGRRVLLTGASGGVGHYVTELAVGAGAELTAVTATPVRGERLAELGARVVHEVAAAQGPFDVVLESTGGPDLPIALSKVRPGGLLVWFGQASRSPVTLDFFELFKGPERVTIQHFHYAGAPYGSDLAALVRLVEQGLLHPEIGRIADWTKTADTLVDLRERRIRGKAVLVTGGAR
- a CDS encoding S9 family peptidase, with protein sequence MSATRPLATRSPAAQSPTSETAAFAAAQWTRATGAGVDPHEYRRVTEALASVADWGPSFVRTAQAHLDRAERAASSVSAGEFLLTAARWFHLATLAPYAEADRAAAEADHALGRALTVLEPGARRVSGEGFTGWLRGPLDAPGTVVVVPGLDSAKEEFLGLVSALLARGLAVFAMDGPGQGALAATTTLTPEYEQVVGRVVDALGVARIGLVGMSLGGYFAARTAALEPRVAVAATVSGPFRLDWDQLPTPVRDIMARRTGGPDAARAFARQVDLAPLAPRIAAPLLVVDGGQDVIPGVANGESLARLAPRGSYLSVPHGDHLLGNARPDWLPRLGDHIGRALTEAG
- a CDS encoding DUF3592 domain-containing protein; its protein translation is MEAREHADQEGGGQRVRGPGDLDARLAAEVDTAGEHRPYVLHVAGDAVPVRYLPERPDRAMAAEATPGLGVVSCLFGGVMVILTCVPPPTRLTVAGSPQPTRTTA
- a CDS encoding fumarylacetoacetate hydrolase family protein, whose translation is MRLVTFVKKNQRKNQTEQPQPKEQPGPGSVGVLLDGDTTVLDLAAAAPGEAAFASMLALIESGDEGLRRARELCQLRHGPAVLAMEDIALRAPLPRPARLRDCGLFIAHLESGLRELARRQSARAEDPDAEFQRLMASGRFDLNPLFRERVMYYTADHLSVSGPEDVITAPTGAKELDFELEFAAVVGRTGREVKPGAAHEHIFGYTVFNDWSARDLQMQLMPAGVGPCEGKDFAGSNTLGPCIVTRDELTDPYALTMTARVNGQEWSRGGTDGMHHTFEDAIVHLSRDRAVHPGDVIGSGTVPTGTGFDLARSLKDGDVVELEVEGIGVLRNTVHVPALPATGS
- a CDS encoding TetR/AcrR family transcriptional regulator, producing the protein MTGRREESARESRRRLLRAATELVAEAGPRAASVQAVADRAGISRGSVAWHFGSKDGLIVEVIELAFRTAEEEYGRRLPHSGPLSFDALVDAHLAVVDAPCGRVFATVLPEVLRDEGPLRDAYIEGYERTRQVWIGYLERIIQDTPGLPDAKSLASIVFGTGIGLHTLHNLDGLVDREAAFTALKQLFGLAAGIRQR
- a CDS encoding dihydrofolate reductase family protein; the encoded protein is MRKITAGVFISLDGVVEAPDQWHFPYFNDEMGAAVGAMLADADTVLFGRKTYESFAGAWPEREAAGGEDAGFAKMLGDARKIVASSRKLDFTWRNSEQLEGDLVDAVTALKNEPGGDIALSGSISVIRQLLAAGLLDELHLLVHPLAVRKGMRLFDEGEPSVPLKLISSEAFQTGVLNLVYGPADQKPEGTYEDAKAHIAPTGQ
- a CDS encoding class I SAM-dependent methyltransferase, encoding MPYDRASSSEQATRSYYDTADVDAFYEAVWGGEDIHTGIYTHDQESIATASRRTVEQAADKVSGLLTADSTVLDLGSGYGGATRYLAGRFGCRVVALNLSESQNARHRATNAERGLDALIEVVTGSFHDIPFPDRSFDVVWSQEAFCHSGDRTRLLSEAVRVLKPEGALVFTDLMAAEDVPVRTLRPAVSRLGVDALATPNLYRQTLAGLGLTRTDFDDRSGEILTHYERLTAETSRREHELRQIISPAYVDGLLANLPLWVDAAHRGHLRWGIFTARRA
- a CDS encoding thiolase family protein produces the protein MTDAYVLAVGRTPYGRFPELSVGALAREAVALCLADAAAGSSVVDGVFFSNATQGALEQQHLIRGQVALRGSALEGVPVFNIENACASGATAFHLAATAVRAGEMDVALALGAEKMYGADETRTTEAFHGGLDVARWEAELKALREAAGAETAPPGRRSVFMDVYAALAAHYRRRFPDCTPRRLAAVTAKNRRHGSLNRDAAHRTPLTVDDVLAAREIAAPLTLPMCAPIGDGAAAALVCSPAAARRIGVRRAARIRASVVASGSGRALDDEERQITRRACATAYERAGIAPADVSLAEVHDATAIGEVLQLEALRLVGPGEGALAAERGETALGGRLPVNTSGGLECNGHPVGATGIGQIAELTTQLRGEAGARQVPGARIGLAENGGGFLGFEEAAAAVVVLEAPLRVGRLP